A portion of the Cryptomeria japonica chromosome 5, Sugi_1.0, whole genome shotgun sequence genome contains these proteins:
- the LOC131875878 gene encoding uncharacterized protein LOC131875878, with amino-acid sequence MAKWSPPPCPSFKLQFDGASKGNPGKSGIGVIIFDHSSNIIMVVGKYIGYGTNNMAEFQALSFGLDLAHSLNIKDIVIEGDSMLACQAVADKKCISWRMQYLLEHILLQLNGFSTFSISHYFREINVFADFLASKVISDGVDHIELTSSDFPISCMKIIS; translated from the coding sequence ATGGCTAAATGGAGCCCTCCCCCTTGTCCAtccttcaaactccaatttgatggggcctctaagggcaaTCCAGGAAAGTCTGGGATTGGGGTAATCATCTTTGACCATTCTTCAAATATCATCATGGTTGTTGGCAAATACATTGGTTATGGCACTAACAACATGGCTGAATTTCAAGCTCTATCTTTTGGACTTGATCTGGCTCATTCTCTAAATATCAAGGATATTgttattgaaggggattcaatgcTTGCCTGTCAAGCAGTTGCTGACAAAAAATGCATCTCTTGGCGTATGCAGTACCTTCTGGAGCATATTCTTCTTCAACTTAATGGCTTCTCCACTTTCTCGATCTCCCACTATTTTAGAGAAATCAATGTGTTTGCGGATTTTCTTGCAAGTAAGGTTATTAGTGACGGTGTAGACCACATTGAACTTACATCGTCGGATTTTCCTATCTCATGTATGAAAATTATATCTTAA
- the LOC131043988 gene encoding probable F-box protein At2g36090, producing the protein MDKIVYSKILWGIPNASNVEDWFCNRPLRVDFVHFWDLENEDSTNGDGFPTVVSFDKEMGEDIISGQLMDNFKLSWIVINRRTGEAGNLSSWRPLNVQMYSDADFLMRFGSLFPAQNILPCKDVKGILSISIRLSDDHGDMKISELSIQLEDMMGARVNGRNSLLILERALSCRKSKEHHRIFQSYQKYLSHQRKMKEAMLRKEGVLDTLYILSGIVSFVSFCCLIYRMTGQHNLSSVRRLSAREA; encoded by the coding sequence ATGGACAAGATTGTCTATTCCAAGATTTTGTGGGGCATTCCTAATGCAAGTAATGTTGAGGATTGGTTCTGTAATCGCCCCCTTAGAGTTGATTTCGTTCATTTTTGGGATTTAGAGAATGAGGATTCCACTAATGGAGATGGGTTTCCTACAGTTGTGTCTTTTGACAAGGAGATGGGGGAAGATATAATTTCGGGGCAACTGATGGACAATTTCAAGCTTAGCTGGATTGTGATTAACAGGAGAACAGGGGAAGCTGGTAATCTTTCAAGCTGGAGACCTCTGAATGTGCAGATGTATTCTGATGCAGATTTTTTAATGCGGTTTGGCTCCTTATTTCCTGCTCAAAATATATTACCTTGCAAGGATGTTAAAGGTATCCTTTCCATAAGTATTAGACTGTCAGATGATCATGGGGATATGAAGATTTCTGAACTTAGCATTCAGTTGGAGGACATGATGGGAGCTCGTGTTAATGGGAGGAACAGTCTGCTTATACTAGAAAGAGCTCTAAGTTGTAGGAAAAGTAAGGAGCATCATCGGATTTTCCAATCATATCAGAAATACTTGAGCCACCAGAGGAAAATGAAAGAAGCAATGTTGAGGAAAGAAGGCGTTCTAGACACCCTCTATATTTTAAGTGGCATTGTTTCATTTGTTTCATTTTGCTGTTTGATTTACAGAATGACCGGCCAACACAATCTTTCCTCGGTGCGAAGACTATCGGCAAGGGAAGCTTGA